ATCCAGGATTCCTTCCCActaatatacatacaatatgcAATTTTTCAATAAAAGTACCTTTGAAGCATTATGCCAGTAGAATACCTGCTTCCCCCTCTTTATCACTATCCTCCATTGAAGCATAGGTACGCACAAACTCAGCAAAAGCTCCACTGTTGTCAATCAGTTCAGCATAGGCACCCATCTCACTGATCCTACCATTCTCTATGGTAACAATTACATCACACTGTGGTAGGTATGACAACCCATGAGTGACAAATACTCTCGTCTGAAATATGGAGACTAAATAGCATATTAATTGTATGTATCTTACCTTTCCCTTCAGCAGACCCTGTGGTCCAATCACTTTGTCAAAGATGTGTTTTCCAACATGAGAGTCAACAGCTGATAAAGGATCATCAAAATAGTAAACATCAGCTTCTTGATAAATTGCTCTGGCCATGCTCACTCTCTGCTTTTGACCTCCACTAAGATTAATACCCTGTAATGGAAACTGTCcttataagtgtgtgtgtgtgcgcgcgtgcgcacgcgtgtgtgtgtgtgtatgtgtgtgtgtatgtgtgtgtgcgtgtgtgtgtgcatgtgttgtacACACGTGCAACCTTTTCTCCAATTTCTGCCAGATCTCTTCCTGGTAAGATCTCCAGGTCAGGTCCAAGAGCACAACAATCAATGACCgagtcatacagtactgtattgtGTGGCTTCCCAAACAAAATATTATCCTGTACTGTTGCATTCTGTATCCATGCTTGTTGTGGGACATAAGCCACATGTCCCTAATAATAAGTATGTTATAAACAAGCAGTAACTTGCTAGACCTACCCTGACTATGACATGGCCTTCAATTTTCTCCATTTCTCCAAGGAGAGCTGATATGAGTGATGACTTTCCAGCTCCCACTTGACCCACTACTGCCACCAACTGACCAGGTTTGATGTTCAAATTGATACTGTGAATAAGAACAGTAACAAAGTGACCTACTAACACTTGAATGAAGTACTATGTACAGATAgttacatactacacacactttTCTAAAATAGTGCTTCCAGTCCTATCCCATGCAAAACTCCCAGCTTGTACAATAACAACATCCTCATCACCTATAACAACATATCAGTGACATCATAATACACAGCTACGTATCATACCAACAGCTGTTCCGTCAGTGGAGTGCACATTTTCAGGATCAAGTTCATCATTCTGTAAGAAGGTGCTTAGTCTCTTCAGTGACACACTGGCCTGTACAATACTGGAGATCAGGTATGGCAGCATGGAGATTGGAAATCGAAGAATATTGAATAATGACAAAGCCACAAAAGCCTTTTCAGCTGTCAGACTTTCATTACTAGTCAAAACAAATGTCCCAAATGTTGCTAGAGATACCTTCAAAAAGATATCATTAAAACTGTTTATAACAAAGTAGGGTAGTTACCATGAAGGGTACAGATGTCCAACTGAACGTTTCTAAAACATTTAAATATGCAATTTGTCTTAAGATGGCTAACTCCTTCTTTCGTATGTTCTCTACATCCTTTTGAAAGCGATTCTCCCATGCATACAACTTGATCACTTTAATACCACTGACTACTTCATTCATCACTCGAATACGACGATCTTTCTGTTCCATCTGTTTAACCTAAGTTGAAGACAGTGActtagtatgtgtgtgtagcttTGTGTGTACATACACTGTTAGTATATACTGTGGTGCAGTTCCCATATAAGGGCATATTATATGGTATTGTATGTATCATATTCAACCCCTTTAGTTTCTTACCTGTAATTTCTTATTAATAGATGCTATAACAGCATTGAATGGTATCATCAATATCATCACTGCCACACCAGCAAACACAGATGGTCCCATTATGAAATAAAGGAAGACGGTAGCCAGTATGATCTGAAATGGAGCTGACCAGATGAGGTGAAGGTACGTCATCAGGTCCATGAAATGTTGAGCATCGATGGACATCAAGTTGACTATCTCTCCAACTGTACTCTGTTGTCGGGCACTGCTGCTAAGCCTCAGTGACTAAGCATACAAATATATATTAGGATTCTAGCAATAGACAGTGCACTAGCAGACACATCTAGTTGAATGTATAGTGACACCCAAGCAAATTATCTACTAATCTGACCTGAAAACATACACCCATATTTTTACAATTGGTCTCCTTTCAGTGAGTATACAACAATCATGGGAATGCAAAAAATGAACaaagaaaataatattatgcaaatgCAAAAAAGATTCAAATGAAGTGTTCATGAGCTAAAGTTATGTGGCTTACTTAATATTGGCTATTCAATTAAAACGCGCCAAGCATTAAAGAACGTGCCTGACAATCTTTTTTACTCACTGCCACCATTAAGTGCAGAATTTTgatatataaggtagaaattaagtgattGACCGACAGCGGTGGCTTAGTGGTTAAGGGTCAGTTGTGAAGGTCCCCAGTCTGGACAACTTTATTGACATTTATCGTACACTTTTTAATGCCATGGCGACTgtttgtattagagtatctcaactctGCTATTTACTTGTGATCTGTAGCTGTTGCTCCAATCCAGTAGCTAGATACGTAGCTATAATTTATAGCTAGTTGTGTACAAAATGTTTGAGAAAAATATTAatttcacatacaaaatttattttacaatGGCAAAAAGTGAATTACAGTAGAGCATGTGCACTTATCAGAAATCCTCTGCACTCTGatagagtattacaaaaataTTAACAAATAACAAATGAAAAATAATATTCATTGTGCCTGTAGGATAAGAAGAAGTGTGGGTAAAAGCAAGctcaaaaaagtgaaatccatacAAAAGCTGATCTCCTGGtataaaaaaagttgtgaaattaatgcccagaaatggctgcaataatattAATCTTAATAAAGCATATGCAGATATATtcacattaacattattgcagtcATTTAACTATTGGCTACCATCTTTGATTTACAACTTAGGTGTTTTGTACgccgcacctttttttcacagctcaGCTCGCCTGTCTTTGCATGGACAATAATGGTCTACTTACTCACCTTGTTATAAACAATGGAGATGATGGAGGTCTTCAGGTGCATGCCAAGCAACCGACAACGATGAAAGTACTGTTGCAACACCAGTATCTGTACCACAGAAGCTACAAATAACAAGCAGACATAAAAGTATCCCTTCCAGGCAGGCTCATCAGAATCCTTAATATACTCTATCAACAACCTGGAGAAAGTAAACAATCTGAATGTGACATGATGTTACAAACCTACAAATATGAATAAATTATTACTCATAATAAGTGATATGCATTGTTCTCCTTTTAGAGCTGGGTTTGTATGTTTCATACTCAGTAATTCCTTACTTTAATATTAGTGGTCCAACAAAACTCAACAAGTCATTGATCACTTGAAGAAATCCATTCGTCCCAAAAGTTAGTCCATACGTCTGACACAATGCAAGTAACAGTGATGGCCTTAGTCTTGTGGTTTGCTGTCTTGTGACAGGTGGTATTTCAAATGCAAAACTATTGTCATTTATTATAGGATGAGTAGGAGATACGCCGAAAGGTTTGTTATCTTTCAAAGATGCTGGTATGTATTGGTTGTGATGGCTATTTCAAACAATAGATACGATGCAATATGTTATCATTGAATCATCAACCTTGCTTTGTCTACTTGTTTCTGCCAATTCTTTGCCAGTTTTGGTGCCACTATTTGTGACCTATCTCTAGGATTGAGTGACCACAAGTCTGAGTTCTGGAGGGCTCTACGCCATCCAGTAATGATCATCCTGGGAGAAAGGGAAAAAATCACTTATCTAAGTTGTGTATCCATTATCACAATTATTACCAACTACTTCTACATATAGAATAGCATTGCAactgagtgactgttctattagagtagttactatTGCCTGACTGCATTAATAGAGTGTTTTGATTCAGTGCTTCCATATGCAATATTGCTCAGATAGTACAGAAATTAATGTAGCAACACAAATACATACCCATTTTGCCACCACCAAGTCAAGTTAGACAAGAACCTTGCTGTCAACTCTGGACTAGGATTCTGAAAGTATTGTAATTCATGTCAAATTATCACAGGTATTCCTCTTACATCATCTTCCCCAATGAGCTGATACACCGATCTCTTCTCTGACAACATGCTGAGTACAAGCTGCATCAGAAAGACAGCAAAGTTGATGATGAAAGTGACAAAATGGAACACATCTTCCACTTCACCCTGTTATCATGTGAAGaaaaagtagtagtagtgtaaATTTTCTGCAATAAAGAGTTTGCACACAAGTATTGTGGTGTGTACAAAAATGCTTAACAACCATTGCTAGTCTGCTGTTTGTGATGTTTCAATAGGGTGAGCATGCTTACTTGGTCATCAATGAGAATCTCTGTCAGACACTAGGTAGGAAAAGTTAGGTTGAAAACAAACATTGAGCACTAAGAAAAAGACAAGctcaatattaatttttcatAGTTTCAATACTTTGTGGACTTCTGTTGACCACATGTACAGAGCTCTATCCTAGTTTATACAACCACCAACCTAGTGAACACATTCTGTTCTACATCAAACCACTGAATAAATGACCAGGAAAGTTTGGCAGATTTGGTGAGTTCACCAAACTAAAACCTGCCAATTCATACatccaatacaaatctgtatttGCTATTAACAAATTGCCATACTTTTTCTTGCCAAAATATTGTAGCAAATTTGCTTAAAGTTTCTTCCCACCAAATTTTCCTCACCCTCTGACCTCACAAATGTATCAATGCTTGTTCAGTATTTTTTATAAGATATTGTTGCTTTTACGCTGTAATACATTTCACATGCACACTCTCTATGTGTCCTCAGTAGTATAATAttcacactgtacacacatgtTAGCAGGTATACAAACTTGTCACTATGCACTGTACCTGGTCCTTGCTTATTAAGATGAGACTACGCAGTTTAATACTAGCATACACAACTAGTGCTCCCCAGAAACAGAACTGGATTCCAGAAGATGGGATACCTTGACGTATCTCACTTGTTATCACTGCTATCATTAGTGCCTACACGATGTGATAAGATACGTAAGCTTAGATACATACTTACtaaacacaagcacacacacacagacacaccacacacacagacacaccacacacacagacacaccacacacacagacacaccacacacacagacacaacacacgcacacacacacgcttaCTGCAGAAATCATCAGGATGATGGGAGATATTAGCTGGTAATTGGGTACATTATCACTATCCTTAAGCCAGTCCATCACAGTCTTCACCATATCACACAATGATGTCACCATCACCATACAACATAACACCTGTGGGAGCACTTTAAGTAACTAGTATTAAAACACATATTACAATATCATGGTGGTGGAGGAGTCTAGAAACAAATTCCTACAATACGGGTGTTAATAGAAATGTTTAGCTAAAAATTACATTAtgatactcactatttttatcATGTTCAGCCAGTTGTATGACAGTGGAGGACGTCTTGCAAGAAACACAAACCTCAAGGCAGTTAGTAGCCAGAAGATGACACAGATGGAGTAGAGGACTGCTGTGTCCTGAAAACATTGTGACAAGTCCACCTCATCATGCCATGTATCATTGACTCCTATGTAGTCAGGTCTATGGTGTGGCTGTGAAATATatgcttataattattttattattattgcacAGCTGATATGCCCAGGAAAAAGTTACAATTTAATCACAATATTTAGTTATGTAGTTACTGTTTGAAGTTCTATTGAGAAAGAGTCAATGATGTCGCATTCAATTATATTTGACAGCAAATTGTTCCAATCTTTAATTGTTCTGGAGCATAAACTTTGCTGGTGTGAAGGAGTAGATGAGTTTGGGAAATTGAAATGCCTTGCTATTGGATGATATAACCTGGCCGATCTTTCCATTGAAATAAAATAGGGAGGAATATTGATAGTGAGTAATCTTGATGCTTTCTCTTAAAGAGAGTTTGTAATCTAGCTACTATTCTCCTTCATAACTGGAGGCTTCATTGGCCAAGAGAGGTGCTGTATCATAGATGTGACTGAGCTATATCAATTGAGAACCTATCTAGCTGCTCTTTCTCTAACTGTTGGATTTTGTTTTGATGATACGGGTCCCATACAACTGCAGCATATTCCATTGATGGATGAAGGTAAGCTGATGCTTTGATCTCAGATAAACAGCTCAGGCTACGCTTAAGAAAGTTTAGGCCATTGCAGCTGTAATACTAATGTTTGAAAACCATGATATAGCTTATATAATACATTAGGCCAACATTTGTTAATACCTTGTTTTCTGTCACCTGCCTGCGTCTAGTTTTGTTACCcgcattggtaattattattgtaactgGTATTTATAAATAATTAGAAATGTGaaaattatttgtaatttgtgTTTCCAGCGTTTGTCTATGAAGTTAGCATATCTCAGCACACAAat
The nucleotide sequence above comes from Dysidea avara chromosome 3, odDysAvar1.4, whole genome shotgun sequence. Encoded proteins:
- the LOC136250343 gene encoding multidrug resistance-associated protein 1-like → MVRIERELSNGLCLMSADVFWPHHRPDYIGVNDTWHDEVDLSQCFQDTAVLYSICVIFWLLTALRFVFLARRPPLSYNWLNMIKIVLCCMVMVTSLCDMVKTVMDWLKDSDNVPNYQLISPIILMISAALMIAVITSEIRQGIPSSGIQFCFWGALVVYASIKLRSLILISKDQGEVEDVFHFVTFIINFAVFLMQLVLSMLSEKRSVYQLIGEDDNPSPELTARFLSNLTWWWQNGMIITGWRRALQNSDLWSLNPRDRSQIVAPKLAKNWQKQVDKASHHNQYIPASLKDNKPFGVSPTHPIINDNSFAFEIPPVTRQQTTRLRPSLLLALCQTYGLTFGTNGFLQVINDLLSFVGPLILKLLIEYIKDSDEPAWKGYFYVCLLFVASVVQILVLQQYFHRCRLLGMHLKTSIISIVYNKSLRLSSSARQQSTVGEIVNLMSIDAQHFMDLMTYLHLIWSAPFQIILATVFLYFIMGPSVFAGVAVMILMIPFNAVIASINKKLQVKQMEQKDRRIRVMNEVVSGIKVIKLYAWENRFQKDVENIRKKELAILRQIAYLNVLETFSWTSVPFMVSLATFGTFVLTSNESLTAEKAFVALSLFNILRFPISMLPYLISSIVQASVSLKRLSTFLQNDELDPENVHSTDGTAVGDEDVVIVQAGSFAWDRTGSTILENINLNIKPGQLVAVVGQVGAGKSSLISALLGEMEKIEGHVIVRGHVAYVPQQAWIQNATVQDNILFGKPHNTVLYDSVIDCCALGPDLEILPGRDLAEIGEKGINLSGGQKQRVSMARAIYQEADVYYFDDPLSAVDSHVGKHIFDKVIGPQGLLKGKTRVFVTHGLSYLPQCDVIVTIENGRISEMGAYAELIDNSGAFAEFVRTYASMEDSDKEGEAVGRNPGYRDNPHNLLVAQTSPKKLVDDTKLNIQTDQSKSLEDNQGDGKKTETFQLVQEEKAESGNVKLSVIWEYIKSCTLLMGFLTLIFNIGYNGCSVGSNIWLAKWSTDEDNGPRNMTHSTGQYLGVYAAFGAAQTIFVMCASFSLAMGGIYASKLIHSRLLLNILRLPMSFFDTTPSGRILNRFSKDIYTIDEMIPQSLSEFLLTFFAVMDTIIVVSYATPLFIVVIVPLTILYLLIQRFFVATSRQLKRLESIRRSPIYTHFQETLLGLSSIRAYRHQERFIMESEHRVDENQTAYYPGICSKRWLAVRLELIGNLIILFAALFAVIERNSSGGGIDPGLAGLSISYALEVTDSLNWLVRMTSELEANIVAVERTKEYAEVANEAPAIVYDHRPPHNWPSTGRVQFERYSTRYREGLDLVLKEVTCNIRGGEKVGIVGRTGAGKSSMTLGLFRIIEAAGGSIIIDDHSIATFGLQDLRSRITIIPQDPVLFADTLRANLDPFDKYTDNEVWKCLESAHLKEYVLSLDDQLSHQIAEGGENLSVGQCQLVCLGRALLRKTKVLVLDEATAAVDMETDDLIQRTIRTEFADCTVITIAHRLNTIMDYDRILVLEAGKVVEFGSPKELLENKERFYEVARAAGLV